One Trichoderma atroviride chromosome 7, complete sequence DNA segment encodes these proteins:
- a CDS encoding uncharacterized protein (EggNog:ENOG41~TransMembrane:5 (o178-199i220-242o297-319i326-344o386-404i)), whose protein sequence is MDTADASRDGPPLLRPIPRRPFVFDLKCSTPPQSLTPPQDDESDSEEQRREEEIQLARFRRELINSGLLGSRPSPPDSPPALTQSQSTANLNSSTLAGIYDCDDQDDVFNGVEDGEELHTPWGTGAETPVKRRESISQATYELMRDRSNLPRRRMSYKPAEATPVKQPVTPAGAAVSLVSRAVVLFVLGAGYGVLVTHLHQEPQLLQLTEASSAVPRYNGSYLALWGFGLTGVALGALQPWFDGLWDGLFGADEQAVVEPAEPLSDTTKATASETDWALVVRAVGVFVGVAFAVRRLAWSSSMQLSVAVALASFVLWWLIDRSVSALILSAGVGLAGSVLVWGVNPDMIPAPAAQNISSNGIPSMASYTDLTTALNSIASHETIEASIWIVSVLFCTCLCFGNIGRRLAKSKSKGRWGGL, encoded by the exons ATGGATACTGCAGACGCTTCTCGCGACGGGCCTCCCTTGCTTCGACCCATCCCTCGCCGGCCCTTTGTCTTCGACCTCAAGTGTTCCACGCCGCCCCAGAGCCTCACGCCGCCTCAAGATGACGAGAGCGACAGCGAAGAGCAgcgccgagaagaagagatccAGCTCGCCCGCTTCCGCCGCGAATTGATCAACTCTGGCCTCCTCGGCTCGCGTCCCTCGCCGCCCGACTCGCCGCCCGCCCTCACCCAGTCACAGTCCACCGCAAACCTCAATTCCTCGACATTGGCGGGCATATACGACTGCGACGACCAAGACGACGTCTTCAATGGCGTTGAGGACGGCGAGGAGCTGCACACGCCATGGGGGACGGGAGCCGAGACGCCGGTCAAGCGACGAGAAAGCATCAGCCAGGCCACCTACGAGCTGATGCGCGATCGATCCAACCTCCCGCGCCGACGCATGTCGTACAAGCCCGCCGAGGCGACTCCAGTGAAGCAGCCCGTGACACCTGCCGGGGCTGCCGTTTCGCTGGTGTCGCGTGCCGTGGTGCTGTTTGTGCTCGGTGCTGGATACGGCGTGCTGGTCACGCACCTGCACCAGGAGCCGCAGCTACTCCAGCTGAccgaggccagcagcgccgtccCGCGATACAACGGATCATATCTTGCGCTGTGGGGCTTTGGGCTGACGGGTGTTGCGCTGGGCGCGCTGCAGCCGTGGTTTGACGGCCTGTGGgacggcctttttggcgCCGACGAACAAGCCGTGGTCGAGCCCGCGGAACCCCTGTCAGATACCACAAAAGCGACTGCGTCAGAGACGGACTGGGCGCTGGTGGTGCGAGCAGTCGGCGTCTTTGTTGGCGTCGCGTTTGCAGTA CGTCGCCTTGCCTGGAGCTCCAGTATGCAGCTCTCAGTGGCCGTGGCTCTGGCCAGCTTCGTGCTCTGGTGGCTCATCGACCGATCCGTCTCTGCCTTGATTCTGTCTGCGGGCGTAGGGCTCGCCGGCTCCGTCCTCGTTTGGGGCGTCAATCCGGACATGATTCCCGCGCCCGCTGCGCAAAAcatcagcagcaacggcatccCGTCCATGGCGTCTTACACGGATCTGACGACGGCGCTCAACAGCATTGCCAGCCACGAGACGATTGAAGCGAGCATCTGGATCGTTAGCGTCTTGTTCTGCACCTGTCTTTGCTTTGGCAACATTGGACGACGgctggccaagagcaagTCAAAAGGTCGCTGGGGCGGACTGTAA
- a CDS encoding uncharacterized protein (EggNog:ENOG41) yields MLSEVEGIQTPGYEFQHAGQIKITKRGPAAAQELFNDVFTRSVTIDQLIGGPPMMRNMMGMGGDIPPEAAAASKAVLEAFPKN; encoded by the exons ATGCTTTCCGAGGTGGAGGGCATTCAGACGCCGGGGTATGAGTTTCAGCATGCGGGGCAGATTAAAATCA CAAAACGCGGACCAGCAGCCGCGCAGGAACTCTTCAACGACGTCTTCACGCGCTCCGTCACGATTGACCAGCTCATTGGCGGCCCGCCCATGATGCGCAACATGATGGGCATGGGAGGGGATATTCCGCCTGaagctgcggcggcgagcaAGGCTGTTTTGGAGGCGTTTCCCAAGAATTAA
- a CDS encoding uncharacterized protein (TransMembrane:8 (i21-42o48-67i271-292o369-388i467-482o488-508i568-590o602-621i)), giving the protein MMDSFQEGSGPQVVTKGRHTTLLRMLMNVIGCLISIPAYWAITVHCHYPVTLDLVFTILLTELNRLVNEGRRIQFYDEESPEPLLPPRDEKYLVTPRDEKFLPTPQDEGYSSYTSTPYNEKNLSFMESQIVPQSRLDSMAAVVGWREDPALFTRALESYKNAKHCTFMLIGIDGDDAADRDMVDVFNIVFPTQSKVIHVPQPLGEVAEQFLAKHIAICKQNGQPINMEECHDIAMRHCFQLARTIIEQEGINLSNVRHICLRQRHMHKKGIMFTTFVFALVIADVLGIEFLWSSDSDTLVLPNSIHKTVDAIAQDPTIGGASSGLIVHNGHETAVTNLAATVYWGELYLTRSSPAFTATSDCQSGPSTVFRLAALPAILIPWYLQTLLGKRMIINEDRHLTTNLLKRGWGVVFASDVLAATDTPTTLARWLKQQVRWARATHIESLLQPKVYLITHPLLFYSMSKRELGPLIALIATMWYFITGEQLIIVFMADLFVRVVASALYNLLRNPHRLERASLKWIIPGMFFYHIPLPGVHVWSLFTLTADGWGTSMRNNSEMAKKDSVRQAWWETGFFVGWMAVVAGCVARWLATYHGLSSGELLLAMVLASGAAAAVAWRFTIYQMS; this is encoded by the exons ATGATGGACTCTTTCCAGGAAGGGTCTGGTCCCCAAGTCGTGACCAAGGGACGCCATACAACACTGCTTCGCATGTTGATGAACGTTATCGGCTGTTTAATTAGCATCCCTGCCTACTGGGCCATCACCGTGCACTGTCACTATCCCGTCACTCTGGATCTCGTCTTTACAATCCTCCTCACCGAGCTAAACCGGCTTGTGAACGAAGGTCGCAGGATTCAGTTTTACGATGAAGAGTCTCCtgagcctcttcttcctccgcgAGACGAAAAATACCTTGTTACTCCACGAGACGAAAAATTCCTTCCTACTCCACAAGATGAGGGCTACAGCTCTTACACCTCTACTCCTTACAATGAGAAGAATTTGAGCTTCATGGAGTCACAGATTGTGCCGCAGTCAAGGTTGGACAgcatggctgctgttgtGGGATGGCGTGAAGATCCTGCGCTGTTTACCAGAGCGCTGGAGAGTTACAAGAATGCCAAGCACTGTACTTTTATGCTGATTGGCATTGACGGAGATGACGCGGCGGATCGTGACATGGTTGACGTCTTTAACATT GTATTTCCCACTCAGTCCAAAGTGATCCACGTCCCCCAGCCATTGGGCGAGGTGGCAGAGCAGTTCCTCGCCAAGCACATTGCCATTTGCAAGCAAAACGGCCAGCCCATCAACATGGAGGAGTGCCATGATATCGCAATGAGACACTGCTTCCAGCTTGCCCGGACCATTATCGAACAGGAGGGCATCAACCTCAGCAACGTGCGCCACATCTGCCTCCGCCAACGGCACATGCACAAGAAGGGCATCATGTTCACCACTTTTGTCTTTGCGTTGGTCATTGCAGATGTCTTGGGCATTGAGTTTCTGTGGTCGTCGGACTCGGATACTTTGGTGCTGCCCAACTCGATCCATAAGACGGTTGATGCCATTGCTCAGGATCCCACCATTGGAGGTGCCAGCTCTGGTCTGATTGTCCACAACGGACACGAGACTGCCGTGACCAATCTGGCCGCCACGGTCTACTGGGGCGAGCTGTATCTGACGCGCTCCTCACCCGCCTTCACCGCAACGAGTGACTGCCAAAGCGGCCCCAGCACCGTGTTCCGTCTGGCTGCGCTGCCGGCCATCTTGATCCCCTGGTACCTCCAAACCCTGCTCGGCAAGCGCATGATTATCAACGAAGACCGCCATCTCACCACCAATCTCCTTAAACGCGGCTGGGGCGTCGTATTCGCTTCAGACGTCCTCGCGGCCACGGACACACCGACGACGCTCGCCCGCTGGCTCAAGCAACAGGTCCGCTGGGCGCGCGCCACGCACATTGAATCGCTCCTCCAGCCCAAAGTCTACCTCATCACGCACCCTCTGCTCTTCTACAGCATGAGCAAGCGTGAGCTCGGCCCGCTCATCGCCCTCATCGCCACGATGTGGTACTTTATCACGGGCgagcagctcatcatcgtcttcatggCCGACCTGTTTGTGCGCGTGGTGGCCAGCGCCCTGTACAACCTCCTGCGCAACCCCCATCGCCTGGAGCGCGCATCTCTCAAGTGGATCATCCCGGGCATGTTCTTCTACCACATCCCGCTGCCGGGCGTGCACGTCTGGAGCCTATTTACGCTGACGGCGGACGGCTGGGGCACCAGCATGCGCAACAACAgcgagatggccaagaaggacaGCGTGAGGCAGGCGTGGTGGGAGACGGGCTTCTTTGTGGGCTGGATGGCCGTCGTTGCTGGGTGTGTGGCGAGATGGCTGGCGACGTATCACGGGTTGTCGAGCGGAGAGCTGTTGTTGGCCATGGTGTTGGCCTCAggggcagcggcggcagtggCGTGGAGATTTACCATTTACCAAATGTCATGA
- a CDS encoding uncharacterized protein (EggNog:ENOG41): MLVTYQNNRLIPAVIIAACFFLFYCLIDPSLENYGHTPYAAKQKGIVVEEVELADGERRVVDLGTKVEKIETEAKVEKVETAAPAEKVEYVAPTSSNKSPAKDKAAAKAISYNGLSTDDVLLIVKTGGTTVWKRMLVHLTTSLDQDRIPMDSTVIYSDLPERIGAFNVIDVLANMSSTAKAQPDFDVYRQQPEYMANNYYVEAAGVNGDDWGPVGGWIIDKYKFIPLIQHAGDNWPKAKWYIYMEDDAYLFLPGVLGYLAKFDWKEPHYLGSYAAKSDVIFAHGGAGFALSRGAWEQSFGKQGNENGGLTEEYYQYTADHCCGDQVLAHALRKHGVKFGENGGDGKFTFGFNPVVHWAFAFASANWCSPLLSWHKVHNRDIARYYEVEQRWDWSKGPLLHRDFFNAMILPNIKEHAEWWDNYSGVYEVASGNREWAAKPGPDNGKYDEALWSKAWESVEACEAACQGWTKCMQWNFVEDLCKMDDKVYYGQGYAPGMSQRKTSLKHTSGWMYKRLEEWKC; encoded by the coding sequence ATGTTGGTAACATACCAAAACAACCGGCTGATACCGGCAGTCATCATTGCCGCgtgtttttttctgttttacTGCCTCATCGATCCCTCGCTGGAGAACTATGGACACACTCCGTACGCTGCGAAACAGAAGGGCATCGTAGTCGAAGAAGTGGAACTTGCGGATGGTGAACGGAGGGTGGTAGACCTGGGCACAAAGGTGGAAAAGATAGAGACAGAGGCAAAGGTGGAAAAGGTAGAGACAGCGGCACCCGCGGAAAAGGTGGAATATGTTGCgccaaccagcagcaacaagagTCCTGCCAAGGACAAagcagctgccaaggccattTCATACAATGGTCTCTCAACGGACGACGTCCTGCTGATTGTCAAAACTGGCGGCACAACCGTGTGGAAGCGCATGCTGGTGCATCTCACCACTTCCCTCGACCAAGACCGCATTCCCATGGACAGCACCGTCATCTACTCTGATTTGCCCGAGCGGATTGGCGCCTTCAACGTCATCGACGTGTTGGCAAACATGTCCTCCACGGCCAAGGCTCAGCCTGATTTCGACGTCTACCGCCAGCAGCCCGAGTACATGGCCAACAACTACTATGTCGAGGCCGCAGGAGTCAATGGCGATGACTGGGGCCCCGTGGGAGGCTGGATCATCGACAAGTACAAGTTTATTCCGCTCATCCAGCATGCCGGCGACAACTGGCCCAAAGCCAAGTGGTACATCTACATGGAAGACGACGCATACCTCTTTTTGCCCGGAGTCCTGGGCTATCTCGCCAAATTCGACTGGAAGGAGCCCCATTATCTGGGCAGCTATGCGGCCAAGTCAGACGTCATCTTTGCCCACGGCGGCGCCGGCTTTGCGCTGTCCAGGGGCGCATGGGAGCAGTCCTTTGGCAAGCAGGGCAACGAGAACGGGGGCCTGACGGAGGAGTATTACCAGTACACGGCCGACCACTGCTGCGGTGACCAGGTGCTCGCCCACGCGCTGCGGAAGCACGGCGTCAAGTTTGGCGAGaacggcggcgacggcaagTTCACCTTTGGCTTCAACCCCGTGGTCCATTgggcctttgcctttgccagcGCCAACTGGTGCAGCCCGCTGCTGTCGTGGCACAAGGTGCACAACCGCGACATCGCCCGCTACTACGAGGTGGAGCAGCGCTGGGACTGGAGCAAGGGGCCGCTTCTGCATCGCgacttcttcaacgccatgatCCTGCCCAACATCAAGGAGCACGCCGAGTGGTGGGACAACTATTCCGGCGTATACGAGGTCGCTTCGGGCAACCGAGAGTGGGCCGCAAAGCCGGGGCCCGACAACGGCAAATACGACGAGGCGCTCTGGAGCAAGGCCTGGGAGTCAGTCGAGGCATGTGAGGCGGCCTGCCAGGGCTGGACCAAGTGCATGCAGTGGAATTTCGTCGAGGATCTGTGCAAGATGGACGACAAGGTGTACTATGGCCAAGGATATGCACCTGGCATGAGCCAGAGAAAGACGTCCTTGAAGCACACGAGCGGGTGGATGTATAAGCGGCTAGAGGAATGGAAGTGCTGA
- a CDS encoding uncharacterized protein (EggNog:ENOG41), producing MLVGNTNLMKPNPYYTKRVSPFSNMGSNKPASNGKPPSNSGNSNNGGKGDVPNWDTSSRRSVGAWANSSNQGGGAWGDAAPADTNNNNNNTGGGDQWGAGGGSGGDAWNTTSNNDQWNNNAGGDQWGAGSNNGAWNGSGNDQNPQSSWNTGDNNVNTGGGATWGDSAANDQQQTNDNNGNWGNQNQGQSSSPVGGNETTSAMIDNNVAPVVVTTAPSEEQSKMPGSWCSDHDGQAAFVNPSRQEYQPPSAVPEWGDPSLAASTGGQVNW from the coding sequence ATGCTCGTCGGAAATACTAACCTTATGAAGCCGAACCCATACTACACGAAAAGAGTGTCACCATTTAGCAACATGGGTAGCAACAAACCAGCTTCTAATGGTAAGCCACCGTCGAATTCTGGAAATTCGAACAATGGTGGTAAGGGTGATGTTCCCAATTGGGATACCTCTTCTCGGAGAAGCGTTGGAGCATGGGCGAACAGTAGTAATCAAGGCGGCGGTGCATGGGGTGATGCTGCTCCCGCTGATACgaataataataacaacAACACGGGAGGTGGTGATCAATGGGGTGCCGGGGGCGGCAGCGGAGGAGACGCATGGAATACGACAAGCAACAATGACCAGTGGAATAACAACGCAGGAGGCGATCAATGGGGAGCAGGCAGTAATAATGGAGCATGGAACGGGTCTGGAAATGACCAAAATCCTCAGAGTTCTTGGAATACTGGCGATAATAATGTGAATACTGGCGGCGGTGCCACCTGGGGCGACAGTGCCGCAAACGATCAACAGCAAACGAACGATAACAACGGCAACTGGGGTAACCAAAATCAAGGCCAGTCAAGTTCTCCAGTAGGAGGAAACGAAACAACCTCCGCCATGATCGATAACAATGTCGCCCCCGTCGTGGTGACGACAGCTCCATCAGAGGAACAGTCCAAGATGCCGGGTAGTTGGTGTTCCGACCATGACGGGCAAGCGGCGTTTGTGAATCCGTCTCGACAGGAGTATCAGCCTCCGTCAGCGGTGCCGGAATGGGGAGATCCAAGTTTGGCGGCAAGTACGGGTGGACAAGTGAATTGGTGA
- a CDS encoding uncharacterized protein (EggNog:ENOG41): MPKKAGPSLLCEWMVGTSIQSALGPPPKPPKPKPRPKKRDLIKLHVATDDESGEDTLTITYPRSDRLDQSKEAPAAVPEPAAPEPEPEPEVVEVVKRVRFEKEPASAAATMPKKSAMKKKTLVTFCEEEETSDSGGDAASTSASSGEATPEASSSNESSAADTSSGGETSSDESSKPSKAPRTKKYSKSRKIEKPVQSSDSEADSDPHPTCKCKECTTERKKREQESVCEKKRCKKLAKPETESESETSATEAESSADEKPPPSKKAKENKKGKKKAEVSDTEGETSESATEASESEDASKKPQEKKKNRNEKSEKKAESSKNEGEAKTEEGQKDSKEKEAEAKSDAGKGKEKEKDESKKPTAETASLPYEIKHSDGHPYSHARPPNLIAPIRTENMHMERVVETKDDPLPNAYYDALHNVVRVYHGSVYGQNGHHMFANREGTSGYPHHHGVSHQSQNPYYSSYNNVMPFGPPPPPPPPQQQFPHHGYEHVPITQGMPMPSWNAMVPPPGYPPYNYYGGPMPPPLVRTTIQQAS; the protein is encoded by the coding sequence ATGCCTAAGAAGGCGGGCCCTTCGCTCCTCTGCGAGTGGATGGTCGGCACGAGTATTCAATCCGCTCTCGGACCTCCTCCTAAACCGCCAAAGCCCAAGCCTAGACCAAAGAAGCGCGATCTGATCAAGCTTCATGTGGCAACAGATGACGAATCCGGTGAAGATACCCTCACAATCACATACCCTCGATCAGACCGGCTTGACCAAAGCAAGGAAGCACCGGCTGCAGTGCCTGAGCCTGCCGCTCcagagcctgagcctgaacCCGAGGTAGTCGAAGTAGTGAAAAGGGTTCGATTCGAGAAAGAACCCGCttcagctgcagctacaATGCCGAAGAAATCcgccatgaagaagaagactttgGTGACTTtctgtgaagaagaagagacgtCAGATTCAGgtggagatgctgcttctacctctgcttcttcagggGAAGCGACTCCAGAGGCTAGTTCTTCCAATGAAAGCTCTGCTGCCGACACGTCTTCAGGTGGAGAAACTTCGTCTGACGAATCATCCAAGCCGTCCAAAGCGCCGAGGACAAAGAAATACTCCAAAAGCAGGAAAATAGAGAAGCCAGTCCAGAGTTCAGACAGCGAGGCAGACTCTGATCCTCACCCTACATGCAAATGCAAAGAGTGTACCacagagagaaagaaacgagAGCAAGAATCTGTCTgtgagaagaaaaggtgCAAGAAACTAGCAAAGCCTGAGACTGAGTCGGAATCCGAGACATCAGCAACTGAAGCAGAATCCTCGGCCGACGAGAAGCCTCCGCCAtcgaaaaaggcaaaggaaaacaagaaagggaaaaagaaggctgaAGTATCTGATACTGAAGGCGAGACTTCGGAATCAGCAACAGAGGCCTCCGAGTCTGAGGATGCGTCAAAAAAGCcacaggaaaagaaaaagaatagaaacgaaaagagcgagaagaaggcggaaTCTTCCAAAAATGAAGGAGAAGCTAAAACTGAAGAAGGCCAAAAAGACtcgaaagaaaaagaagcagaggctAAATCTGACGcaggcaagggcaaggagaaggagaaggacgAATCAAAAAAACCTACAGCTGAGACCGCTTCACTACCTTACGAAATAAAGCACTCAGACGGCCATCCTTATTCACACGCCCGCCCGCCCAATCTTATTGCTCCTATTCGCACCGAAAATATGCATATGGAGCGTGTTGTCGAAACAAAAGATGACCCTTTACCAAACGCATACTACGATGCCCTCCATAACGTAGTTCGAGTATACCATGGCTCAGTATATGGACAAAATGGGCACCACATGTTTGCAAATCGGGAGGGTACATCCGGATACCCGCATCACCATGGCGTGTCACATCAATCGCAGAACCCATATTACTCCAGCTACAACAACGTGATGCCTTTTgggccgccgcctcctcctccaccaccacagcAACAGTTTCCTCATCATGGATATGAGCACGTGCCGATTACTCAAGGTATGCCGATGCCAAGCTGGAACGCCATGGTACCGCCTCCCGGATACCCGCCGTACAACTACTACGGAGGACCAatgcccccccccttggTACGAACAACAATTCAACAAGCAAGCTAG
- a CDS encoding uncharacterized protein (EggNog:ENOG41~TransMembrane:7 (o14-35i47-68o74-96i186-205o225-242i263-283o303-330i)) → MAPPTQTFNLDVEAISGICGSISIACWVVVFSPQIIQNFQRSSADALSIQFIIIWLLGDVFNILGAVLQGVLPTMIILAIYYTIADIVLLGQLFYYRGFTWRDEPTPPSPPKTNGNGNASAPATTSANVDEYTALIARVETHGHHSHHDRRGRRGSDWSGFSPAVPHIPEPPTIPQPPPTALQTTVWNSIVILMVCASGVAGWFLGEKASGGEKSPSNSSDNLEFNTLGQVFGYFCAALYIASRLPQLILNWRRKTTEGLSMLFFLFACLGNATYVLSIVAYAPHCGEEACTPEEARRLYGRYILVNLSWLAGSAMTLLLDLGVFIQYFLYRVEDDTSDDENRGDDNSAVDEHYDQRPLLDRGD, encoded by the exons atggctccTCCAACGCAGACTTTCAACCTGGACGTTGAAGCCATCTCTGGCATTTGCGG GTCCATCTCCATTGCCTGCTGGG TCGTCGTATTCTCTCCGCAAATCATACAAAACTTCCAACGAAGCAGCGCCGATGCTCTTTCGATTCaattcatcatcatctggcTCTTGGGAGATGTCTTCAACATTCTCGGGGCGGTTCTGCAGGGAGTTCTCCCTACCATG ATCATCCTGGCGATATACTACACAATTGCCGACATTGTGCTTCTAGGCCAGCTCTTTTACTACCGTGGATTTACCTGGCGCGACGAGCCGACCCCTCCATCCCCGCCCAAGACGAATGGTAACGGCAACGCTTCTGCACCGGCAACCACCTCCGCCAATGTGGACGAGTATACAGCTCTGATTGCCAGAGTAGAGACTCATGGCCATCACAGCCACCATGACCGCCGTGGTCGGCGCGGATCAGACTGGTCTGGCTTTTCGCCGGCAGTACCGCATATTCCCGAGCCACCGACGATCCCGCAACCACCGCCGACAGCCTTGCAAACTACTGTTTGGAATTCTATTGTGATCCTCATGGTGTGCGCGTCTGGCGTTGCCGGATGGTTCCTGGGCGAAAAGGCCTCTGGCGGCGAGAAGTCTCCTTCCAATAGTAGTGATAATTTGGAGTTCAACACTTTGGGCCAAGTCTTTGGATACTTTTGCGCCGCTTTATACATTGCTTCTCGGCTGCCGCAGCTTATTCTCAACTGGAGGCGAAAAACAACCGAAGGCCTTAgcatgctcttctttttgtttgcctGTCTTGGAAACGCCACCTATGTCTTGTCTATCGTTGCATATGCACCACACTGCGGCGAAGAAGCCTGCACTCCAGAGGAAGCGAGGCGGCTCTATGGTCGTTACATTCTCGTGAATctgagctggctggctggcagcGCTATGACGCTCCTGTTAGACTTGGGTGTTTTTATCCAGTACTTTTTGTACAGGGTAGAAGATGACACTTCAGATGATGAGAATCGTGGCGATGACAACAGTGCTGTTGATGAGCATTACGACCAAAGGCCGCTTCTTGATCGGGGCGATTAA
- a CDS encoding uncharacterized protein (BUSCO:EOG092D430G) — MMADTLVSEHPDLSGFPGSPGQKRKRELESPILGRAKRAAPPAAMSASPADTAAFIENAIEASQAAAASGVNVADFNALQQAAAADHTDASDPSNATSTAQAALGMYPTLHVPPSTEEQFSAQVAVDPDHGHGDAFKHDTPFSTDVTQQTDPLMDSAVNQNLPPPPNGVQTHPPPPPPHARYVIQPPPSNPKPSVGSEEWHKMRKDNHKEVERRRRETINEGINELAKIVPGCEKNKGSILQRAVSFITQLKENEQQNIEKWTLEKLLTEQAITELSASNDKLKQECERLYRELETWKRVAQQAGLEPPAAPKEEPNPAMQSS; from the exons ATGATGGCCGACACGCTTGTATCTGAACACCCTGACCTATCTGGCTTCCCAGGCTCTCCTGGGCAGAAACGAAAGCGCGAATTAGAAAGCCCCATCCTTGGACGCGCAAAGCGTGCTGCTCCTCCCGCAGCCATGTCAGCGTCACCGGCGGACACGGCCGCCTTCATCGAGAACGCCATCGAGGCCTCGCAGGCGGCCGCGGCCAGTGGCGTCAATGTTGCAGATTTCAATGCCCTCCAGCAGGCCGCCGCTGCGGATCACACCGACGCCTCGGACCCTTCCAATGCTACGAGCACAGCTCAGGCTGCCCTGGGCATGTATCCGACCCTTCACGTACCGCCATCAACCGAGGAGCAGTTCTCTGCTCAGGTGGCTGTTGACCCTGACCACGGCCACGGAGACGCATTCAAACACGATACCCCTTTTAGCACAGACGTCACACAGCAGACTGATCCCCTGATGGACTCAGCGGTCAACCAAAACCTACCACCTCCCCCGAACGGTGTTCAGActcaccctcctcctcctcctccacacGCTAGATATGTCATCCAGCCTCCTCCGTCTAATCCTAAGCCGAGTGTCGGATCAGAGGAATGGCACAAGATGCGCAAGGATAATCACAAGGAAG TGGAGCGTCGACGTCGCGAGACTATTAATGAAGGCATCaacgagctggccaagattgTGCCGGGTTGCGAAAAGAACAAGGGCTCAATTTTACAGCGCGCCGTGAGCTTCATCACTCAACTCAAGGAGAACGAGCAGCAGAACATTGAGAAATggacgctggagaagctcctCACAGAGCAGGCTATAACGGAACTCAGTGCATCCAACGATAAGCTCAAGCAAGAGTGCGAGAGGCTCTATCGTGAGCTGGAAACATGGAAGCGAGTTGCACAGCAAGCTGGACTTGAGCCACCGGCTGCACCAAAGGAAGAGCCTAATCCCGCTATGCAGTCGAGTTAG